In one window of Shewanella goraebulensis DNA:
- a CDS encoding DUF47 domain-containing protein, whose product MFGFSRISTLLSQSQSTETNVYLFLDQVTLAQHKFVYMWQMYLTHGPNSDEFIQALRDLQAIEHEADVLKREIEQTLYRKTLIPDLRSDVASLIDLTDRLINRQETIGLHLQIEKPLIPQAVEQDLMRLLAAVGSTIDHTLLCAKSFFTDLQRVQEYHQKVILFESDADKACTRAKTILFDTDLPLINKVQLRYFFDRIDQVANLAEDISDRVAIFTLKRVQ is encoded by the coding sequence ATGTTTGGTTTTTCTCGAATTTCTACGCTTCTTTCTCAGAGTCAGTCCACTGAAACCAATGTATATTTATTTCTCGATCAAGTGACTCTCGCACAACATAAGTTCGTTTACATGTGGCAGATGTATTTAACTCATGGGCCCAATAGCGACGAATTTATTCAAGCATTGAGAGACTTACAAGCCATTGAGCATGAAGCCGATGTGTTAAAGCGGGAAATTGAGCAAACGCTGTACCGCAAAACCTTAATTCCCGATTTACGCAGTGATGTTGCCTCACTTATTGATTTAACCGATCGTTTGATCAATCGCCAAGAGACCATTGGTTTGCACCTACAAATTGAAAAACCCTTGATCCCCCAAGCTGTAGAGCAAGATCTAATGAGGTTACTTGCGGCGGTTGGCAGTACCATTGATCACACCTTACTTTGTGCTAAAAGCTTTTTCACAGATCTTCAACGGGTGCAAGAATATCACCAGAAAGTCATTTTATTTGAAAGTGATGCCGACAAAGCCTGTACTCGGGCTAAAACAATTTTATTCGACACTGATTTACCCCTGATTAATAAAGTGCAACTAAGGTATTTTTTCGACCGAATTGATCAGGTGGCCAATCTTGCAGAAGACATCAGTGATCGGGTCGCCATATTTACTCTCAAACGGGTTCAGTAG
- a CDS encoding inorganic phosphate transporter, protein MDIAIWVFLSSGLFLGWSLGANDAANVFGTAVGSKMVKFSTAAMICSVMVILGAVISGAGASHTLGALGKVSAIGGAFTVALSAATTVYLMTKSGLPVSTGQAIVGAIIGWNLFSGMATDPEVLTKILSTWVMCPILAAITAVILYKAVTRAINWWRPGLFQLDQWTRIGLILAGAFGAYSLGANNIANVMGVFVLSAPLDAFEFAGIEFTGAMQLFFLGAVAISVGVFTYSKKVMMTVGGNLISMTPVTAWVVVMAHSIVLFIFSSQSLSNGFVNMGLPAIPLVPVSSSQAVIGAVIGIALLKRLPIQWPVLGKILVGWVITPILSAIACFIGLFIVQNLFKQVVV, encoded by the coding sequence ATGGATATTGCGATTTGGGTGTTTTTATCGAGTGGCTTGTTTTTAGGTTGGTCATTAGGAGCCAATGATGCAGCTAATGTGTTTGGCACCGCTGTCGGCTCTAAGATGGTTAAGTTCTCCACAGCGGCAATGATTTGTTCAGTGATGGTGATTCTGGGCGCTGTGATCAGTGGCGCTGGTGCATCACATACCCTAGGGGCACTTGGTAAAGTATCAGCCATTGGTGGGGCTTTTACTGTGGCCTTATCTGCTGCGACCACAGTATATCTTATGACAAAGTCAGGTTTACCTGTATCGACTGGTCAAGCGATTGTCGGGGCTATTATCGGCTGGAATCTCTTTAGTGGTATGGCAACCGACCCTGAAGTATTGACCAAAATTTTAAGCACTTGGGTGATGTGTCCAATTCTTGCTGCGATCACTGCGGTTATTTTATATAAAGCCGTGACTAGAGCAATTAACTGGTGGCGGCCAGGCCTGTTTCAGCTTGATCAATGGACACGGATTGGCTTGATATTAGCGGGCGCATTCGGCGCTTATAGTTTAGGGGCGAACAACATTGCCAACGTCATGGGTGTGTTTGTACTTAGTGCGCCGTTGGATGCGTTTGAGTTTGCGGGTATTGAGTTTACTGGCGCAATGCAATTGTTCTTTTTGGGTGCTGTAGCCATAAGCGTTGGGGTGTTTACTTACTCTAAAAAAGTGATGATGACTGTTGGAGGTAACCTCATATCAATGACACCTGTTACCGCTTGGGTGGTGGTGATGGCACATTCTATTGTGTTGTTTATCTTTTCTTCTCAGTCGTTGTCTAATGGTTTTGTGAACATGGGACTACCAGCAATACCGTTAGTACCTGTTTCAAGTTCGCAAGCTGTGATTGGCGCGGTGATTGGTATCGCTTTGTTAAAGCGTTTACCGATTCAATGGCCTGTATTAGGTAAGATATTAGTCGGTTGGGTTATTACCCCTATTTTATCGGCAATAGCTTGTTTTATTGGTTTATTCATCGTGCAGAACTTGTTTAAGCAAGTGGTTGTTTAA
- a CDS encoding cytochrome c3 family protein, producing the protein MLKVLGLSILLSFSGAALADSIADTHTEMAGCEACHMDGEPSADMAYENQTCIDCHGGLDSIEGEIHQQHDGVLDCGTCHIVHEVQDPNDTCADCH; encoded by the coding sequence ATGCTTAAAGTTTTAGGATTGTCCATTTTATTAAGCTTCTCAGGTGCAGCACTTGCAGATTCAATTGCAGATACTCATACGGAAATGGCTGGATGCGAAGCTTGTCACATGGACGGTGAGCCATCTGCAGATATGGCCTATGAGAATCAGACTTGTATCGATTGTCATGGCGGCTTAGATAGTATCGAAGGTGAAATTCACCAGCAACATGACGGTGTTTTAGACTGTGGCACTTGCCACATCGTACATGAAGTACAAGACCCAAATGATACATGTGCCGATTGTCACTAG
- the nrfD gene encoding cytochrome c nitrite reductase subunit NrfD, with product MSPFHFDSLIWHWPIAIYLFLAGISAGAICFAVLLKHFKLGKHAYKSSFVQAACLIAPLAVFAGLGILVVDLTKPFDFWKILVFYNPTSVMSVGVAVLMVYQVALFSWLACLFKEPILKWCDNRWPIVEKALNILMKFEATITGLLVILALSLGAYTGFLLSALTTFPMLNNPVLPMLFLISGISSGAAGTLLGGVLMKGNPDGKEVHFIHNIEIPLILLELALLFTFFLGLILSGGQSQVAALNAIGEGFWGWVFWAGIIVVGLAMPLAFNLFMTTSAKRKFSYVAITASCSLFGVLLLRNFILYTGQMTVA from the coding sequence ATGAGCCCATTCCATTTTGACAGCCTCATTTGGCACTGGCCAATCGCCATCTACTTATTCTTAGCTGGGATATCAGCAGGTGCAATTTGTTTTGCTGTGTTATTAAAACACTTCAAGCTGGGCAAGCACGCCTATAAATCAAGTTTTGTACAGGCCGCCTGTTTGATTGCGCCGCTAGCAGTATTTGCAGGCCTTGGGATCCTGGTGGTCGATTTAACTAAGCCGTTCGATTTTTGGAAAATCTTAGTGTTCTACAACCCAACCTCAGTCATGTCTGTGGGTGTAGCAGTCCTAATGGTTTATCAAGTGGCATTGTTTTCATGGCTTGCCTGTTTGTTCAAAGAGCCGATTTTGAAATGGTGTGACAACCGTTGGCCTATCGTTGAAAAAGCCTTAAATATCTTAATGAAATTTGAAGCAACGATTACGGGTTTATTGGTCATCCTGGCACTTTCTTTAGGGGCATACACAGGGTTCTTATTGTCAGCACTGACAACATTCCCAATGCTCAATAACCCAGTACTGCCGATGTTGTTCTTAATCTCTGGTATTTCATCTGGCGCAGCGGGCACCTTGCTTGGCGGTGTATTGATGAAGGGTAACCCAGACGGTAAAGAAGTGCATTTCATTCATAACATTGAAATTCCATTGATTTTGCTTGAACTAGCACTGCTATTTACCTTCTTCTTGGGACTTATCCTATCTGGTGGTCAAAGCCAAGTTGCGGCGCTCAATGCCATTGGTGAAGGCTTCTGGGGCTGGGTGTTCTGGGCAGGGATCATTGTGGTCGGCTTAGCGATGCCATTAGCGTTTAACTTGTTCATGACCACATCTGCTAAACGTAAGTTCTCGTATGTCGCCATCACAGCAAGTTGTAGTTTATTCGGCGTGCTATTACTGCGTAATTTCATTCTTTATACCGGTCAAATGACCGTTGCTTAA
- a CDS encoding 4Fe-4S dicluster domain-containing protein: MKKERRLFLKGACVAAVGVAGASGLSIANSSTSKDDGTPNCKYALIHDENKCIGCDACSVACRETNNVPEGVSRLDIEREGPFGEYPNQFYRFTRKSCQQCEGKPCVNVCPTGAAYHDPKTGIVSVDEWKCVGCLYCIAACPYQIRFINPVTKAADKCDFCKETRLKEGRQPACVEACPTKALTFGDLKDPHSQVVEVLKTTPNYRSKTELGTRPKVFRIASQEGEIKL, encoded by the coding sequence ATGAAAAAAGAAAGAAGACTATTTTTAAAAGGTGCATGTGTAGCAGCGGTTGGCGTTGCAGGCGCATCAGGTCTGAGCATTGCTAACTCTAGCACCAGCAAAGACGATGGCACCCCAAACTGCAAATATGCCCTAATCCATGATGAAAATAAATGTATTGGCTGTGACGCTTGTTCTGTTGCCTGTCGTGAAACTAACAATGTACCAGAAGGTGTAAGTCGACTCGATATTGAGCGTGAAGGACCATTTGGCGAATACCCTAACCAATTTTACCGTTTCACTCGTAAGTCTTGCCAGCAATGTGAAGGTAAGCCATGTGTGAATGTTTGCCCGACAGGCGCCGCTTACCATGACCCTAAAACTGGCATTGTCAGCGTGGATGAGTGGAAGTGCGTGGGCTGCTTATATTGTATTGCTGCATGCCCATATCAAATTCGCTTCATTAACCCAGTAACTAAAGCTGCTGATAAATGTGATTTCTGTAAAGAGACGCGTTTAAAGGAAGGTAGACAACCTGCATGTGTTGAAGCCTGTCCAACCAAAGCACTGACCTTTGGCGACCTTAAAGATCCACATTCACAAGTAGTGGAAGTGCTTAAGACCACGCCTAATTATCGCAGTAAAACAGAACTAGGCACTCGTCCAAAAGTGTTCCGTATTGCTTCGCAAGAGGGAGAAATCAAATTATGA
- a CDS encoding nitrite reductase, producing the protein MSKISRITLPLLTSILMVVLSFTAPIAKADTPELKMNQNRQCIMCHKKNGNMYGVHANDALGQTCQDCHGEKGKHPRGESELIGFDESSPATAEQQTAACMACHGQEELAEADWTHNVHSDKVNCADCHQLHPEVDPIIGQTESVRIKSCVSCHESQ; encoded by the coding sequence ATGTCCAAAATATCAAGAATTACTCTTCCCCTGCTGACCTCCATTTTGATGGTGGTACTTAGCTTTACCGCTCCAATTGCTAAGGCCGACACTCCTGAGCTAAAAATGAATCAAAATCGTCAGTGCATCATGTGCCATAAGAAAAACGGCAATATGTATGGCGTACATGCCAACGATGCTTTAGGCCAAACCTGCCAGGACTGTCATGGTGAAAAAGGTAAGCATCCTCGCGGCGAGTCAGAACTCATTGGTTTTGACGAAAGCTCACCAGCCACAGCAGAACAACAAACAGCAGCTTGTATGGCATGTCACGGTCAAGAAGAACTTGCCGAAGCTGATTGGACCCACAATGTCCACTCAGACAAAGTGAACTGCGCAGACTGTCATCAGCTACATCCAGAAGTCGATCCAATTATTGGCCAAACAGAAAGTGTTCGCATCAAGTCATGCGTTAGCTGTCATGAAAGCCAATAA
- a CDS encoding DUF2726 domain-containing protein: MNTSVILSYAFVYFVLFLVVPFVLVTFTMTCIKFFKTSHVENVGVNIKLNPDKIANKPVGIFNKLNTIVKGKYNILYGTTMDTIVDIDNTDQPEFAHQHLQHCHLDYVVVDDKSSVKLVITDPQHNTPENNEFIDHSLAEVGIKVIHLASNQQCDETLIRNSLAA, from the coding sequence ATGAACACATCAGTCATATTAAGCTATGCTTTTGTCTACTTTGTATTGTTCCTGGTTGTCCCTTTTGTTTTAGTGACATTTACTATGACCTGTATAAAATTTTTCAAAACAAGCCATGTAGAGAATGTGGGAGTTAATATTAAATTAAACCCAGATAAAATTGCTAATAAGCCAGTCGGTATTTTTAATAAACTAAATACAATAGTTAAAGGGAAATACAACATCTTATACGGCACAACAATGGACACCATCGTTGATATCGATAATACAGACCAACCTGAATTTGCCCATCAGCATTTACAGCACTGTCACCTTGATTATGTGGTTGTCGATGATAAGTCATCAGTGAAACTGGTCATTACTGACCCTCAGCACAACACGCCTGAGAATAATGAGTTTATCGACCACTCATTAGCAGAAGTCGGCATTAAAGTGATTCACCTTGCAAGTAACCAACAATGTGATGAAACCCTAATCCGTAACTCTCTCGCTGCATAA
- a CDS encoding LysR family transcriptional regulator — MRDISYSDLDLLSINILVNLYENKSATYVSNKLNVPAPKISRCLKHAREIFGNELFIRKKYGLVPNEFAGKVYPIAKQILECSNSLQQLHGEAIADNVHNFEIVAPDLVSFPFPKMLLTSIRDAGKDVNFNISAWNKSSLEHIVSGDIDIGICCSKAIGNLESIDDNLAVLPLKKLNKLFLICDEKHPILKEEITLESIAKYPYVNSNVGDAEQKMSAFQEYCYRKQISLNTEMDLNGVSSLFEYLRQTNAVALLPYSSIYNMINTTPGLHACRLAEVESERLFMEVKAPTLYMVYNKNNHEANFQWLSEKIQGLVHSALH, encoded by the coding sequence ATGAGAGATATTAGCTATAGTGACCTAGATTTATTAAGCATTAATATTCTAGTGAATCTCTATGAAAACAAATCCGCGACATATGTATCTAATAAATTGAACGTACCAGCGCCCAAGATAAGCCGTTGTCTTAAACATGCTCGTGAAATTTTTGGCAATGAGCTGTTTATACGTAAGAAGTATGGCCTAGTACCTAACGAGTTCGCAGGCAAGGTTTATCCCATTGCTAAGCAGATCTTGGAATGCTCTAATAGCCTGCAGCAGCTGCATGGTGAGGCTATTGCTGATAATGTTCATAACTTTGAAATTGTCGCTCCTGATTTAGTGTCATTTCCTTTTCCTAAGATGCTATTAACATCTATTAGAGATGCAGGTAAAGATGTCAATTTTAATATCTCTGCTTGGAATAAGTCTTCCCTTGAACATATTGTTTCTGGGGATATTGATATTGGTATCTGCTGCAGTAAAGCGATAGGTAATCTCGAAAGTATAGATGATAACTTAGCTGTATTACCGTTAAAAAAATTAAATAAACTTTTTTTGATTTGTGATGAGAAACATCCAATTCTAAAAGAAGAAATTACCTTAGAGTCAATTGCCAAATACCCATACGTTAATAGTAATGTTGGTGATGCGGAACAGAAAATGAGTGCGTTTCAAGAGTATTGCTACCGTAAACAGATATCACTAAATACAGAAATGGATTTAAATGGTGTTTCTAGCTTATTCGAATACCTAAGACAAACTAACGCAGTTGCGTTACTGCCTTATAGCTCTATATATAATATGATCAATACGACGCCTGGCTTGCACGCTTGTCGGCTAGCAGAAGTTGAATCAGAAAGGTTGTTTATGGAAGTCAAAGCACCAACCTTATATATGGTTTATAACAAGAATAATCATGAAGCTAATTTCCAGTGGTTATCAGAAAAAATTCAAGGGTTAGTTCATTCCGCTTTGCATTAA
- a CDS encoding LysR family transcriptional regulator, producing MQKQLSRLDYFTLKVLIGLFEFKNGSVVAEKLNSTQPKVSRALSTMREVIHNELFIRQQYGLQPNAMAERLYPLAKNIVSAYDQMADVANTKPEHHRMLHIGAPEQMSTFILKSIEEASEILGISHTVDIHPWVENVEQMIVQGKLDYSISSREFQHESVVNDKLGDVEFWFLVVRKDHPILQGEITLEAILSHRLVFIHNGPTSELNELVSRCCETVDLKANISLITSSLLMAFERVVHSDDVCWAPSVFPFELSKQRDDVELVDMTEFYKEHFKNITNLRHPSHFLQFHETHQNEFTSLLSSIMQDNLKSYQNLYKNLSIDELTKNGNIK from the coding sequence ATGCAAAAGCAACTATCAAGATTAGATTATTTTACTCTTAAGGTCCTTATTGGCCTCTTTGAGTTCAAAAATGGCAGTGTGGTTGCCGAAAAGCTCAACAGCACTCAGCCAAAGGTCAGTCGCGCACTTAGTACCATGCGTGAAGTAATCCATAATGAGTTATTTATCAGACAGCAATATGGCTTACAGCCTAATGCGATGGCCGAACGTCTTTACCCCCTCGCAAAAAATATCGTGTCTGCCTATGATCAAATGGCTGACGTGGCTAACACAAAGCCAGAGCATCATCGTATGTTGCATATTGGTGCCCCAGAACAAATGTCGACCTTCATCTTAAAGTCGATTGAAGAAGCCAGTGAGATCCTCGGTATAAGCCACACGGTTGATATTCACCCTTGGGTTGAAAATGTGGAGCAAATGATTGTACAAGGCAAACTGGACTACTCCATTTCTTCTCGTGAATTTCAACACGAAAGTGTCGTCAATGATAAGTTAGGCGATGTTGAATTTTGGTTTTTGGTAGTACGTAAAGATCACCCCATTCTTCAAGGTGAAATTACCCTAGAGGCGATTCTGAGCCATAGATTAGTCTTCATTCATAATGGGCCGACTTCAGAGCTCAATGAACTCGTTAGTCGCTGTTGCGAAACTGTCGATCTTAAAGCCAATATTAGCTTAATTACTTCAAGCTTATTAATGGCATTCGAGCGAGTCGTTCACTCTGATGATGTCTGTTGGGCACCATCAGTTTTTCCGTTTGAATTAAGTAAACAACGTGATGATGTAGAGCTAGTTGATATGACTGAATTCTATAAAGAACACTTTAAAAATATTACTAATTTACGTCACCCCAGTCATTTTTTGCAATTTCATGAAACGCATCAAAATGAATTTACTTCTCTTTTATCTAGTATTATGCAAGATAACTTAAAGTCATATCAAAATTTATATAAAAACCTTAGTATTGATGAACTAACTAAAAATGGCAATATTAAATAA
- a CDS encoding NlpC/P60 family protein translates to MLRLSLVMCIGLFLSACASQPDTNSSQAHGDASQERIPVKAEGTLWNEVQLLKFHQQWQGTPYRLGGLSPQGIDCSGLVYVAYQDLIGSSIPRTVRGQTSLGNRIAKSDLQSGDLVFFKTTGSGRHVGIYLSGHRFLHVSTKKGVMISSMDNVYWKPRYWFASRL, encoded by the coding sequence ATGCTCAGATTGAGTCTGGTAATGTGCATTGGTCTGTTTTTATCAGCATGTGCGAGCCAGCCTGATACAAATAGCTCGCAGGCCCATGGCGATGCTAGTCAAGAGAGGATCCCCGTTAAGGCTGAAGGTACACTTTGGAATGAAGTGCAATTACTGAAATTTCATCAGCAATGGCAAGGTACGCCATATCGTTTAGGCGGGTTGTCTCCACAAGGCATAGATTGTTCTGGGCTGGTGTATGTTGCTTATCAAGATCTTATCGGATCAAGTATTCCAAGAACGGTGCGGGGACAAACCAGCTTGGGCAACCGTATTGCAAAAAGTGATCTGCAAAGTGGTGATTTAGTGTTTTTTAAAACCACAGGTAGTGGACGCCATGTCGGGATCTATTTATCCGGCCATCGTTTTTTGCATGTGTCGACTAAAAAAGGGGTGATGATTTCCAGTATGGATAATGTTTACTGGAAACCCCGCTATTGGTTTGCGAGTCGTTTATAG
- the mog gene encoding molybdopterin adenylyltransferase, translated as MTKAKIGIVTVSDRASAGVYEDLSGKAIIDVLNEYLTSEWEPVYKVIPDETADIEATLIDMADVQNCSLIVTTGGTGPAKRDVTPEATEAVCDRMMPGFGELMRAESLKFVPTAILSRQTAGLRGDSLIVNLPGKPKSIRECLDAVFPAIPYCIDLMDGPFLECDESVIKPFRPKAK; from the coding sequence ATGACCAAAGCTAAAATCGGTATTGTTACGGTAAGTGACCGTGCAAGTGCAGGCGTGTATGAAGATTTATCGGGAAAAGCCATTATTGATGTGCTAAATGAGTATTTAACATCAGAGTGGGAACCTGTTTATAAGGTAATTCCTGATGAAACTGCAGATATTGAAGCCACGTTAATTGATATGGCCGATGTGCAAAACTGTAGCTTGATTGTCACTACTGGCGGTACAGGTCCTGCTAAGCGTGATGTGACACCTGAAGCGACAGAAGCCGTTTGCGATCGAATGATGCCAGGCTTTGGTGAGCTAATGCGCGCTGAATCATTAAAGTTTGTGCCTACAGCTATTTTATCTCGTCAAACAGCTGGTTTACGTGGTGACTCGCTGATTGTTAACTTACCTGGCAAACCAAAATCAATTCGTGAATGTTTAGATGCGGTATTCCCAGCAATTCCATACTGCATTGATTTAATGGATGGCCCATTCTTAGAGTGTGATGAGTCAGTCATCAAGCCGTTCAGACCAAAAGCAAAGTAA
- a CDS encoding GlxA family transcriptional regulator: protein MKTIYILAAGNVVASGLVSFLDVFSFCNAYWRRINQDVKEDLFHCHVISADGHNVKTNQGFEVPAKGLAHPDDILQADAVILASAFVTNRAEFQAFLTDFEPLIAPLSRFSAAEKPVAAYCSATLLLAASGLLSQRRATTVWWLSEMFERNFKDVKLCMDSLVVSDGHIHTAGATTSNLSLALHLISILAGEQMAQQMAKILLIDPNRSSQQPFMTMAINPEQHKDELIHNVQRWMQDDLSQHWLLDDIADKFAVGKRTLIRRFKKAVNETPASYMQRLRVDEAKRLLETTELAIEQIVERVGYEDVSSFRKLFIQLTSLSPRAYRQKFNTHACC, encoded by the coding sequence ATGAAAACAATTTATATTTTAGCGGCGGGTAACGTGGTGGCGAGCGGCCTGGTGAGCTTTTTAGATGTATTTAGTTTTTGTAATGCCTATTGGCGTCGTATTAATCAAGATGTCAAAGAAGACTTGTTTCATTGTCATGTCATTTCAGCTGACGGTCATAACGTAAAAACCAATCAAGGTTTTGAAGTACCCGCCAAAGGGCTAGCGCATCCTGATGATATTTTGCAGGCTGATGCCGTTATTCTGGCCTCGGCCTTTGTGACTAATCGGGCTGAGTTTCAAGCATTTTTAACCGATTTTGAGCCTTTAATAGCACCACTGTCGCGCTTTTCAGCTGCTGAAAAGCCTGTTGCGGCTTATTGTTCAGCAACATTACTGCTTGCTGCATCTGGCTTATTAAGCCAAAGGCGAGCCACAACAGTGTGGTGGCTTAGCGAGATGTTTGAGCGCAATTTCAAAGATGTGAAGTTATGTATGGATTCATTAGTGGTGTCTGATGGCCATATACATACCGCAGGCGCGACCACCTCAAATTTAAGCTTGGCGCTGCATCTTATTTCGATTTTAGCGGGTGAACAAATGGCGCAGCAGATGGCGAAAATATTGCTGATCGATCCTAATCGCAGCTCTCAACAACCCTTTATGACAATGGCGATTAATCCTGAACAGCATAAAGACGAATTAATACATAACGTCCAGCGTTGGATGCAGGATGACTTGAGCCAACACTGGTTGTTAGATGACATTGCAGATAAGTTTGCCGTAGGCAAGCGCACGTTGATTAGGCGCTTTAAAAAAGCCGTGAATGAAACGCCAGCGAGCTATATGCAGCGCCTTCGAGTAGATGAAGCAAAAAGGTTGCTAGAAACAACAGAATTGGCCATTGAGCAAATTGTCGAGCGGGTCGGGTATGAGGATGTTAGCTCGTTTAGAAAACTATTCATCCAGCTTACCAGTTTAAGCCCGCGTGCTTATCGACAAAAATTTAATACCCATGCCTGCTGCTAG
- a CDS encoding ABC transporter permease — MKTVIAMVRKELIDAMRDKRSVMAGLYYAIGTPLLMCGMFMVLIGQLSTPEDLNIKITNADNAPDLVRFLNNRGINASTDEGVTAKDVKDIELFISDDYAAHMAKAKPAEITLIADNSNEKLQQSIRRVENQLQAYSGEMGSLRLIARGINPAVVQPIKVVVEDQATPDSKGGFILGIAIFTMIYSVFISGMNLAIDTSAGERERNSLALLLSHPISTRQLVLGKIIAVTCFALLGLLLILIVSKFAYTFVPWQELGFSVNISPDFMGLMLFIGIPLAIMAATLQLFVSFMAKTFKEAQSYLTMVLFVPLALSMAASYNIAPDVLEWLPVSGQQQALMAFIKGREIPMLQLLVSSAATLVLSIALALGLEKLLKSEKVVFGL; from the coding sequence ATGAAAACAGTTATAGCAATGGTTCGCAAAGAACTCATCGATGCAATGCGTGACAAACGCTCAGTAATGGCAGGTCTATATTATGCCATCGGTACCCCGCTGTTAATGTGCGGCATGTTTATGGTGTTGATTGGGCAACTATCGACCCCTGAAGATCTCAACATCAAGATCACCAATGCCGACAACGCGCCTGATCTAGTCCGATTCTTAAATAATCGCGGCATTAACGCTTCAACTGACGAAGGGGTTACAGCTAAAGATGTCAAAGATATCGAGCTCTTCATCAGTGACGATTACGCAGCGCACATGGCGAAAGCAAAGCCTGCTGAAATCACCTTAATCGCCGATAACTCAAATGAAAAGCTACAGCAATCCATTCGCAGAGTTGAAAACCAACTGCAAGCCTACAGCGGTGAAATGGGCAGCTTACGTCTCATTGCACGTGGGATTAACCCCGCTGTTGTGCAGCCAATTAAAGTGGTAGTAGAAGATCAAGCAACGCCAGATTCTAAAGGCGGCTTTATTTTAGGAATTGCCATTTTCACCATGATTTATTCGGTGTTTATCTCAGGCATGAACCTGGCTATTGATACCAGTGCGGGCGAACGTGAACGTAATTCATTAGCACTGCTGTTAAGCCACCCTATTAGTACACGCCAATTAGTACTAGGTAAAATCATTGCAGTCACCTGCTTTGCATTGCTGGGCTTATTGCTGATTTTAATCGTGTCTAAATTTGCCTACACCTTTGTGCCTTGGCAAGAGCTTGGCTTTAGCGTAAATATTTCGCCAGACTTTATGGGGCTAATGCTATTTATTGGCATTCCACTCGCCATTATGGCGGCGACCCTACAATTGTTTGTGTCATTTATGGCCAAAACATTTAAAGAGGCTCAGTCCTATCTCACCATGGTGCTGTTTGTCCCGCTCGCTTTATCAATGGCAGCGAGCTACAACATCGCCCCTGATGTACTGGAATGGTTACCTGTTTCAGGTCAACAGCAAGCCCTAATGGCCTTTATTAAAGGACGGGAAATACCAATGCTGCAATTATTGGTGTCATCTGCAGCCACACTGGTACTGTCAATTGCACTGGCATTAGGGCTAGAGAAACTGCTGAAAAGCGAGAAAGTAGTATTTGGTTTGTAA
- a CDS encoding ABC transporter ATP-binding protein: protein MITVSNLSKKIGDVQALDNLSFSAHDGHITGLLGPNGAGKTTCLRTVFGLLAADEGHAEIDGIDVAKEPTKAKAQLGLFPDPFGLYERLSPREYISYFAELSGMSKADAKQATANVIAQLKLEDIADRRCKGFSQGQRMKTALAQAIVHQPTNIILDEPTRGLDVMSTRLLRDILIELKKAGHCVLFSSHVMQEVAALCDQVIVMANGKVVATGSPEELCQQTGETSLEEAFIKLIGTDEGIAA, encoded by the coding sequence ATGATTACTGTATCGAATTTATCGAAAAAAATTGGCGACGTACAAGCACTGGATAACCTCAGCTTTAGTGCTCATGACGGTCATATTACTGGACTACTTGGCCCAAATGGCGCGGGTAAAACCACCTGTCTACGAACAGTGTTTGGCTTATTAGCGGCAGATGAAGGCCATGCCGAAATCGATGGTATTGATGTTGCCAAAGAGCCGACAAAAGCAAAAGCACAATTAGGTTTATTCCCAGACCCGTTTGGTTTATATGAGCGATTATCGCCAAGAGAATACATTAGCTACTTTGCCGAACTCAGCGGCATGTCAAAGGCTGATGCTAAACAAGCAACAGCCAATGTCATCGCGCAATTAAAACTCGAAGATATTGCCGACCGTCGATGTAAAGGTTTCTCACAAGGGCAACGCATGAAAACTGCATTAGCCCAAGCGATAGTGCACCAGCCAACCAACATCATTTTAGACGAGCCAACACGTGGCTTAGATGTCATGAGTACCAGGTTACTGCGAGATATTTTGATTGAGCTTAAAAAAGCAGGCCATTGCGTGTTGTTTTCAAGCCACGTCATGCAAGAAGTGGCCGCTTTATGTGACCAAGTCATCGTGATGGCTAACGGTAAAGTGGTTGCCACAGGTAGCCCAGAAGAGCTTTGCCAACAAACGGGTGAAACCTCACTGGAAGAAGCCTTTATTAAACTCATCGGTACTGACGAAGGAATCGCAGCCTAA